The Erigeron canadensis isolate Cc75 chromosome 4, C_canadensis_v1, whole genome shotgun sequence genome window below encodes:
- the LOC122597048 gene encoding uncharacterized protein LOC122597048, whose protein sequence is MEGLHTALEILVSNGLFRCAKINNLSISHLFYADDAMLLGEWDESNLAIICNALRFFHCISGLRINFDKSSIVGIGILDDEVKIVARRFGCKPETLPFKYLGIPIGGRIGGIATWNPIVEKFKRKLSGWKASLLSLVVVPL, encoded by the coding sequence ATGGAAGGTCTTCACACGGCTCTTGAAATTTTGGTTAGTAACGGTCTTTTTCGTTGTGCCAAGATTAACAACTTGTCTATCTCCCATTTGTTTTACGCTGATGATGCTATGTTGCTTGGTGAATGGGATGAATCAAACTTGGCTATAATCTGTAATGCACTTAGATTTTTTCATTGCATTTCTGGTTTGAGAATTAATTTTGACAAATCCTCGATTGTTGGTATTGGGATATTAGACGATGAAGTAAAGATTGTTGCTAGGCGTTTTGGATGCAAACCAGAAACTCTCCCGTTTAAATACCTTGGTATTCCGATTGGTGGAAGAATAGGGGGCATTGCCACTTGGAATCCGATTGTTgagaaattcaaaagaaaattgTCGGGGTGGAAAGCTAGCTTACTCTCATTGGTGGTCGTGCCACTTTAG